One stretch of Acidimicrobiales bacterium DNA includes these proteins:
- the mrdA gene encoding penicillin-binding protein 2: MSTDSARLRLSVVGVIVVSLFSALFARLWYLQVMDTDTFQALATQNQKRIVYEPAPRGRILDRQGRPLVDNRGYQAITVKRIDVKDRPEVVTRLAALLALPRQELVKRIADLRYSPYKPVPVAENVPEDVVVYLREHSADFPGVEAATVAERTYPHGSLGAHLLGYVGEINDKELASRKDAGYRLGDDIGKTGIEAAYEADLRGTPGRVELEVDANGRVLTPPLSSRPPRQGLDVQLTVDLDVQALAEDSLAKGLEAARNRYDRNFAKRFLAPAGSVVVLDPRDGSVLAMASSPTYNPADFVNGIRPDVFAALQDPANFYPLNNRALQGQYAPGSTFKLVTALAALRAGLIAPNTTFVDEGSYRIRNCRGEKCVFRNAGGRAWGRINLPRALTVSSDAFFYDLGATFWERGGAARTAIQEAARDLGYGTRTGIELGGELRGRIPDPESRRRLNAEYPDKFPNGDWRTGDNVNLSIGQGDTAVTPLQLANSYASFANGGTVFNPRVAARVLEPDGRPVREIQSKVLNKVAIDPNHRSAIDQGLRQAVLDAEGTATGAFAGFPVSTFPIAGKTGTAEVRTKQDTALFVAYAPAANPQYVVAVVMEEAGFGGSSAAPVARRIFEGLAGAPPAPVRLVDGVD, encoded by the coding sequence GTCATCGTCGTCTCGCTGTTCTCGGCCCTCTTCGCCCGCCTCTGGTACCTCCAGGTGATGGACACCGACACCTTCCAGGCGCTGGCCACGCAGAACCAGAAGCGCATCGTCTACGAGCCGGCGCCCCGGGGGCGGATCCTCGACCGCCAGGGCCGGCCGCTGGTCGACAACCGCGGCTACCAGGCCATCACCGTCAAACGGATCGACGTCAAGGACAGGCCCGAGGTCGTCACCCGCCTGGCCGCGCTCCTCGCCCTGCCCCGCCAGGAGCTCGTGAAGCGCATCGCCGACCTCCGCTACAGCCCGTACAAGCCCGTCCCCGTGGCCGAGAACGTGCCCGAAGACGTCGTCGTGTACCTCCGCGAGCACAGCGCCGACTTCCCGGGCGTCGAGGCCGCCACCGTGGCCGAGCGCACCTACCCGCACGGCTCGTTGGGCGCCCACCTGCTCGGGTACGTGGGAGAGATCAACGACAAGGAGCTGGCGTCGCGGAAGGACGCCGGCTACCGGCTGGGCGACGACATCGGCAAGACCGGCATCGAGGCGGCCTACGAGGCCGACCTGCGGGGGACGCCCGGACGGGTCGAGCTGGAGGTGGACGCCAACGGCCGCGTGCTCACGCCGCCGCTGTCCAGCCGCCCGCCCCGCCAGGGCCTGGACGTCCAGCTCACCGTCGACCTCGACGTCCAGGCGCTGGCCGAGGACTCCCTGGCCAAGGGTCTGGAAGCGGCCCGGAACCGCTACGACCGCAACTTCGCCAAGCGCTTCCTGGCCCCGGCCGGCTCCGTCGTCGTGCTCGACCCGCGAGACGGGTCCGTGCTCGCCATGGCGTCGAGCCCCACGTACAACCCGGCGGACTTCGTCAACGGCATCCGGCCCGACGTCTTCGCCGCCCTCCAGGACCCGGCCAACTTCTACCCGCTCAACAACCGCGCCCTCCAGGGGCAGTACGCGCCCGGGTCCACGTTCAAGCTGGTCACCGCCCTCGCCGCCCTGCGCGCCGGCCTCATCGCCCCCAACACGACGTTCGTCGACGAAGGCTCCTACCGCATCCGCAACTGCCGCGGCGAGAAGTGCGTGTTCCGCAACGCCGGCGGCCGGGCGTGGGGGCGCATCAACCTCCCGCGGGCGCTCACGGTGTCGAGCGACGCCTTCTTCTACGACCTGGGCGCCACCTTCTGGGAGCGAGGCGGCGCGGCCCGCACGGCCATCCAGGAGGCGGCCCGCGACCTCGGGTACGGGACGCGAACGGGCATCGAGCTGGGGGGCGAGCTGCGGGGCCGCATCCCCGATCCCGAGTCCCGCAGGCGCCTGAACGCCGAGTACCCGGACAAGTTCCCGAACGGCGACTGGCGCACGGGGGACAACGTCAACCTCTCCATCGGCCAGGGCGACACCGCCGTCACGCCCCTCCAGCTGGCCAACTCCTACGCCTCGTTCGCCAACGGCGGCACCGTGTTCAACCCGCGGGTGGCGGCGCGGGTGCTCGAGCCGGACGGCCGGCCCGTGCGCGAGATCCAGTCGAAGGTGCTGAACAAGGTGGCCATCGACCCGAACCACCGGTCGGCGATCGACCAGGGCCTCCGCCAGGCCGTACTCGACGCCGAGGGAACGGCCACCGGCGCCTTCGCCGGCTTCCCGGTGTCGACCTTCCCCATCGCCGGGAAGACGGGGACGGCCGAGGTCCGCACCAAGCAGGACACCGCCCTGTTCGTCGCCTACGCGCCGGCCGCCAACCCCCAGTACGTCGTCGCCGTGGTGATGGAGGAGGCCGGCTTCGGCGGGTCGTCCGCCGCCCCGGTCGCCCGCCGCATCTTCGAGGGCCTGGCCGGCGCCCCGCCGGCGCCCGTCCGCCTGGTCGACGGGGTCGACTGA
- the rodA gene encoding rod shape-determining protein RodA, which produces MATTALPSRATYSGRDSAAPWRHVDVTLLFAVLAIAGLGVLMVYSASRNLGADDAYFLRRQGVFTLVGMGVMVVVATIDYRVFRDFAPLVYTACVAGLVLVLSPLGSNRRGAQAWFQVAGFQLQPSELAKVGLILSIAAFASAHRGDLDGRRLLMALAIAGFPMFLINLQPDLGTVLVFAAVTMGSLLVAGARPRHMALLTLAGVVAVVAVLQLGVLKDYQKDRLGAFLNPDKDTQQSAYNLNQSKIAIANGGLTGKGLFEGTQTKLSYVPEQHTDFIFTVVGEELGLVGSALVLSLFAVVVWRTWRAAALAKDLSGTVICVGVLSMIVFQVFENVGMTMGIMPITGIPLPFMSYGGSATIAAFAAIGLVLNVHMRRFS; this is translated from the coding sequence ATGGCGACGACCGCCCTCCCGTCGCGCGCCACCTACTCGGGGCGGGACTCCGCCGCGCCGTGGCGCCACGTGGACGTCACCCTGCTCTTCGCCGTCCTCGCCATCGCCGGGCTCGGCGTCCTGATGGTCTACAGCGCCAGCCGCAACCTGGGCGCCGACGACGCCTACTTCCTCCGCCGCCAGGGCGTGTTCACCCTGGTCGGGATGGGGGTCATGGTCGTGGTGGCCACGATCGACTACCGGGTGTTCCGAGACTTCGCTCCGCTCGTCTACACGGCGTGCGTCGCCGGCCTCGTGCTGGTGCTGTCACCTCTCGGCTCGAACCGGCGGGGCGCCCAGGCGTGGTTCCAGGTGGCCGGCTTCCAGCTCCAGCCGTCGGAGCTGGCCAAGGTGGGGCTGATCCTCAGCATCGCCGCGTTCGCGTCCGCCCACCGCGGCGACCTCGACGGCCGGCGCCTGCTGATGGCCCTGGCGATCGCCGGGTTCCCCATGTTCCTCATCAACCTCCAGCCCGACCTCGGGACGGTGCTGGTGTTCGCCGCCGTCACCATGGGTTCGCTCCTGGTCGCCGGCGCCCGGCCCCGGCACATGGCGCTGCTCACGCTGGCGGGGGTGGTGGCCGTCGTGGCGGTGCTCCAGCTGGGGGTGCTGAAGGACTACCAGAAGGACCGGCTGGGGGCGTTCCTGAACCCCGACAAGGACACCCAGCAGTCCGCTTACAACCTCAACCAGTCGAAGATCGCCATCGCCAACGGCGGGCTCACGGGCAAGGGCCTCTTCGAGGGCACCCAGACCAAGCTGTCGTACGTGCCCGAGCAGCACACCGACTTCATCTTCACGGTGGTGGGGGAGGAGCTGGGGCTGGTGGGCTCCGCCCTCGTCCTGTCGCTGTTCGCGGTGGTGGTGTGGCGCACCTGGCGGGCGGCCGCCCTGGCCAAGGACCTGTCGGGGACGGTGATCTGCGTGGGTGTGCTCTCGATGATCGTGTTCCAGGTCTTCGAGAACGTCGGGATGACGATGGGGATCATGCCCATCACCGGCATCCCCCTCCCGTTCATGAGCTACGGCGGCTCGGCCACCATCGCCGCCTTCGCCGCCATCGGCCTGGTCCTCAACGTCCACATGCGCCGCTTCAGCTGA